From the genome of Xiphophorus couchianus chromosome 6, X_couchianus-1.0, whole genome shotgun sequence, one region includes:
- the LOC114147032 gene encoding LOW QUALITY PROTEIN: vimentin-like (The sequence of the model RefSeq protein was modified relative to this genomic sequence to represent the inferred CDS: inserted 1 base in 1 codon): MFQGTPFQAQSADAPGFAANCDHSALFADSLXKDSSGMSYRVAPHSSYKKMFGGERNVTRSSYSSRQLSSPMRSSRVSFGLPSAPTIYSAKTQRLRSSAAMPRLASENLDFSLSDAINSEFITNRTNEKAQMQSLNDRFASYIEKVRFLEQQNKILLAELEQLRGKGTSRVGDLYEDEMRELRRQVDQLSNEKARVEVHRDNLADDIGRLRDKLQDEISQREEAEANMQSFRQDVDNAALARLGLERKVELLQEEMNFLKKLHDEEMLELQNQIQQQQHVQLDMEVAKPDLTAALRDVRLQYENLASKNIQESEDWYKSKFADLTEAAARNNESLRLAKQEANDYRRQVQALTCEVDALKGSNESLERQMREIEENFGLENSGYQDTISRLEVDIHNMKDEMARHLREYQDLLNVKMALDIEIATYRKLLEGEESRISTPLPKFSSLNLREGLPDSKPHSETSATKKVVIKTIETRDGQVINESTQNHEDMD, from the exons ATGTTTCAGGGAACGCCTTTCCAGGCGCAGTCCGCTGATGCACCAGGGTTTGCAGCAAACTGCGACCACTCTGCTCTTTTTGCTGATAGTT AAAAAGACAGCAGTGGGATGTCCTACAGAGTAGCTCCGCATTCTTCCTACAAGAAGATGTTTGGCGGGGAGCGTAACGTGACCAGGAGCAGCTACTCCAGCCGCCAGCTCTCCAGCCCAATGCGCTCCTCTCGGGTGTCCTTCGGGCTCCCTTCCGCTCCGACCATTTACTCTGCCAAGACCCAGAGGCTCAGGAGCAGCGCGGCCATGCCTCGACTGGCCTCCGAGAATCTGGACTTCTCCCTGTCCGACGCCATCAACAGCGAGTTCATCACGAACCGCACCAACGAGAAGGCGCAGATGCAGTCTCTCAACGACCGCTTCGCCAGCTACATCGAGAAGGTGCGCTTCTTGGAGCAGCAGAACAAGATCCTGCTGGCCGAGCTGGAGCAGCTGCGGGGGAAAGGCACGTCCCGGGTCGGGGATCTGTACGAGGACGAGATGCGGGAGCTGCGGCGCCAGGTGGACCAGCTCAGCAACGAGAAGGCTCGGGTGGAGGTGCACCGGGATAACCTGGCCGACGACATTGGCAGGCTGAGAGACAA GTTGCAGGATGAAATTTCCCAGCGGGAGGAAGCAGAAGCCAATATGCAGAGCTTTAGACAG GATGTGGACAACGCTGCCCTTGCCAGACTGGGCCTGGAGCGGAAGGTTGAGTTGCTCCAGGAGGAAATGAACTTCCTCAAGAAGCTGCATGATGAG GAAATGCTGGAGCTACAAAACcaaatccagcagcagcagcatgtgcAGCTGGACATGGAGGTGGCCAAGCCAGACCTGACGGCAGCTCTGAGGGACGTCCGTCTGCAGTATGAGAACCTGGCCTCTAAAAACATCCAGGAGTCAGAGGATTGGTACAAATCCAAG TTTGCTGACCTCACCGAAGCGGCAGCTCGGAATAATGAATCTCTGAGATTAGCCAAGCAGGAGGCCAACGACTACAGGCGTCAAGTTCAGGCACTAACTTGTGAGGTGGATGCCCTCAAAGGATCT AATGAGTCCTTGGAGCGCCAGATGAGGGAAATAGAAGAGAACTTTGGCCTGGAGAACAGTGGCTACCAGGACACCATCAGCCGCCTGGAGGTGGACATTCACAACATGAAGGACGAGATGGCCCGTCACCTCCGAGAGTACCAGGACCTGCTCAATGTGAAGATGGCCTTGGACATTGAGATCGCTACCTATAGAAAACTGCTGGAGGGAGAGGAGAGCCG GATCTCCACCCCGTTGCCAAAGTTCTCTTCTCTAAATCTCAGAG agGGATTGCCTGATTCAAAACCTCATTCTGAAACATCAGCAACGAAGAAAGTTGTCATCAAGACCATTGAGACCAGGGATGGTCAG GTGATCAATGAGTCAACCCAGAATCACGAGGACATGGACTAA